The genomic interval TAAATAATTCGAATGATGCTCCATATGAGTGACAAAAACTACAGCAATTTTCTCCTTCTTATAACAAGTATTCTTTAAGCCTATTATTCTTTGTAATTTATTGACCACTCCTGTCATGCCAAAACCATCAAATAATATAATGTCATTATCATCTGCATGAACATGTTTTTTGATGATTTGCTTTGCTTCTTTATATGCTTTTGTCATATATGTCCCTGTTATATTTGATTCAGTATGGGTATTAGCAACATATGGACCTAATTTATCTGTCATCTTTTCTTCAATAGTCTTATATAATCTGCCACTTGCTGTCCAATCCGCATATAGCAGCTTTTGGTTTCCGTAAGGTGTAGAAAAGGTTAAATTATTTCCAATAATATTATGCTTAATTTTTGAAAAATAGTGCTCCAATTTAGTATCATATTGGTATACAGACTCACCAACTTTAATTCTTATCAATTTAAAAATCCCCTTTCTCTCTCCTTCTTTAACCTATGTCAAAATAAGAAGAGAGGTTATTGCATTTCGAATAGTTTGAAAAAAATTCATAAGAAGGATGGAACATAACAAATGATTACCTTGCCTGATTATGCACTTGATTATATGGAGAATTTAAACCAGTCTGGACGAAGCAAACTTACATTAAAACAGTACGAATCTGACTTAAAGAAATTCTTTAGCTGGCTCGATATATACAAAGAAAATACTACATTCGAAACCATAAAAGCATTACGAGCTGATGACATTCGCGCATACTTTCATTATTTAAAGGATAAACAATTGTCACAAGCTACAATTCGCCGTCTTGCATCTGTATTAAGCCGTTTGATGATTTACCATCAATGTGTTTGTGCACATGAAATTCATAAACTAGCTGAAGCTGCCCCACTGCGTTCCCTAACTACAAAAGATTTTATTACAAGCAAAGAATATAATAAATTACTGAAATACTTACTTATAAAAGATATAGAGATTACCAAAAAATCAGCTAGGAACTACCTGCTGACAAGAAATTGGACAATCGTGTCTTTATTAAAAACCTTTGGCCTAACACCTATCGATGTACATAGCATCAAGATGAAGGATGTAAACCTAGCACAAGGAGAGCTTACCCTTAGCAGAGAGGAAGCTCCGTTAATCCTTCCTATTCCTCAAGATATAATGACAAAATTACGAGATTACTATTTTACTATCCCTGAAGCATTTCGCCCAAAATATTATTCCAATGATCCTGTTTTTATAGCTTTCAATAATATTTCCTATTCCTTCCAATATGATTATGATCGTCAAAAACCAAAAGCATTATCTGTTCGTGCAATTCAAGAAATGATTAAAGATGAAGTAAGAAGAGCAGGCTTACGAAAAATTTCAGCAGTGAATTTTCGAAATACAGCTATTTTAGAGACACTAGCATCAGGCGCAAGTGATGAGAAGATAATGCACCAATTTCATTTAACAAGTGAAGCGGCACTCAGAAGGTACAAACAATATTTACTGAATAACATGAATGATTGAATTTATAAAAAAAGATGGACCACCTATTTAAGTGGAGGTCCATCTTTTTCAATATTATTATTGCTGCGTTGCATCATTCTCTTCCCAGTATACCTTGCTGAAAATATCCGCAAATGCTTCAATGCTTCGATTTAATTCTGCTTGTGTATTGTCTATTCCACCTACTTCTAACAGAATTGCACGATCGGAGAAGTTTTGGTTATATACTCCATTTCCTTGATCCTTTCCTTTTAAAAATACGCCTCTAGATATTCCTGGATATTTCTTTTTTAATTCTGCATGAAGTTTTTCTGCAAATTCCTGATTCTTTTCATAGCCTTTATTGGCATCACCGATAATAAATAACAATTTTGCATAGCTCTTGCCATCTATAGTAGCAGTCGTTGTCTCCTTTCTTGCGGAGTCACGATGAATATCGATTAAATAATTTAAATGTTTATTTTCACTGACTGCAGCTGCAACCACATCTTTGGACA from Niallia sp. FSL W8-0635 carries:
- a CDS encoding tyrosine-type recombinase/integrase, translated to MITLPDYALDYMENLNQSGRSKLTLKQYESDLKKFFSWLDIYKENTTFETIKALRADDIRAYFHYLKDKQLSQATIRRLASVLSRLMIYHQCVCAHEIHKLAEAAPLRSLTTKDFITSKEYNKLLKYLLIKDIEITKKSARNYLLTRNWTIVSLLKTFGLTPIDVHSIKMKDVNLAQGELTLSREEAPLILPIPQDIMTKLRDYYFTIPEAFRPKYYSNDPVFIAFNNISYSFQYDYDRQKPKALSVRAIQEMIKDEVRRAGLRKISAVNFRNTAILETLASGASDEKIMHQFHLTSEAALRRYKQYLLNNMND